A genomic segment from Mus caroli chromosome 17, CAROLI_EIJ_v1.1, whole genome shotgun sequence encodes:
- the Ccdc78 gene encoding coiled-coil domain-containing protein 78 codes for MDQRSQLLSSMEYVASPDPKPGVPLRVAENVAPGAEDWLPSASGHLAWATSLETEHQTHLELSEEQRLQVSKELVDLQISTHHLRQQHEAEVFELRREILRLESRVLELELHGNGACQGHRVQPMANLGQHQVPPLEPPGGQQKLQEELKWLLEHHRARQQALETQVGVLSQQLQGAREEARTTGQQLASQAMVLASCKGQLRQAEAENTQLQLQLKKMNEEYAVRLQHYARETVENASSTNQAALQAFLEATLQDIRAAHRTREQQLAQAARTYRKRLADLNQRQELLLTTCRATFATAINLEPLPMHWATELSHPRENEYDRHRTMLLYPEKGSGETSKENKSQPLALDTASWAQIQQRLQDFSQDTQAELERERAQLMVRATMAEQQLSELQEYVDQHLGRYKQEILRLRKLANTGDPQGVEAVSSPGGGGARL; via the exons ATGGATCAGAGGTCACAACTTCTTTCCTCTATGGAGTATGTGGCATCCCCAGACCCCAAGCCAGGGGTCCCACTTCGAGTTGCAGAGAAC GTTGCTCCAGGAGCCGAGGACTGGCTGCCAAGTGCTTCTGGGCACCTAGCCTGGGCCACTAGCCTGGAGACAGAGCATCAGACACATCTGGAGCTGAGTGAAGAACAGCGGTTGCAG GTTTCTAAGGAGCTAGTTGATCTGCAGATCTCGACCCACCACCTGCGCCAACAGCATGAAGCTGAAGTCTTTGAGCTGAGGAGGGAA ATTCTTCGACTGGAAAGTCGGGTGCTAGAGCTAGAACTGCATGGAAATGGTGCCTGCCAGGGACATAGAGTCCAACCAATGGCCAATCTGGGGCAACACCAGGTGCCACCACTAGAG CCTCCAGGAGGCCAGCAGAAGCTGCAGGAGGAACTGAAATGGCTTCTGGAGCATCACAGAGCCAGGCAGCAGGCACTGGAGACACAAGT GGGAGTCCTAAGCCAGCAGTTGCAGGGAGCCCGAGAGGAAGCCAGGACAACTGGTCAGCAACTGGCTTCCCAAGCCATG GTGCTGGCCTCCTGTAAGGGTCAACTCCGGCAGGCTGAGGCTGAAAACACTCAGCTGCAGCTCCAGCTGAAGAAGATGAACGAGGAGTATGCTGTCCGGCTGCAGCACTATGCCAGAGAGACGGTG GAGAATGCCAGTAGCACAAATCAGGCGGCCCTTCAAGCTTTCCTGGAGGCCACTCTGCAGGACATTAGGGCTGCACACCGAACCCGAGAGCAACAGCTGGCCCAAGCTGCCCGGACCTACCGAAAGCGCCTGGCAGATCTGAACCAGAGGCAGGAGTTGCTGCTAACCACCTGCAG GGCTACCTTTGCAACAGCCATCAACCTGGAGCCATTACCCATGCACTGGGCCACTGAACTCAGCCACCCAAGAGAAAACGAG TATGACCGACATAGGACAATGCTACTGTACCCAGAGAAGGGATCTGGTGAAACTTCCAAGGAGAACAAGTCACAGCCACT GGCCCTAGACACTGCATCCTGGGCCCAAATCCAGCAGAGGCTGCAGGACTTCTCCCAGGACACTCAG GCAGAGCTAGAACGGGAACGGGCACAGCTGATGGTCCGGGCCACCATGGCAGAGCAGCAGCTTTCTGAGCTACAGGAGTATGTGGACCAGCACTTGGGCAG GTACAAGCAGGAAATCTTGAGACTGAGGAAGTTGGCGAATACTGGAGATCCCCAAGGAGTAGAAGCTGTATcttcgccgggcggtggtggcgcacgcctttaa
- the Fam173a gene encoding protein N-lysine methyltransferase FAM173A isoform X1, with protein MDHDDPAEALTELREKRLGLLEIVQAAAGSGLAVYTIWALLLQPGFRRVPLRLQVPYVGASALQVENVLSLLRGRPGKMVDLGSGDGRIVRPVLAAHQCGLRPAMGYELNPWLVGLARLHAWRAGCSASVCYHRKDLWKVSLRDCHNVSVFLAPSVLQLLEDKLQAELPVGARVVSGRFPLPTWQPVAVVGEGTDRVWAYDVHGTGPTVSSCGVPIKATPESSSTLVPRAPV; from the exons ATGGATCACGACGACCCAGCCGAAGCGTTGACTGAGCTACGCGAGAAGCGGCTGGGCTTGCTGGAGATAGTGCAAGCGGCGGCAGGCTCGGGATTGGCCGTCTATACTATATGGGCGCTGCTGCTGCAGCCCGGCTTCCGCCGGGTGCCTCTGAGGCTGCAG GTGCCCTACGTTGGCGCGAGTGCCCTGCAGGTTGAGAACGTGCTGTCACTGTTGCGAGGTCGCCCTGGAAAAATGGTGGATCTAGGCTCTGGTGATGGCAGGATCGTAAGACCT GTGCTGGCGGCCCACCAATGTGGTCTCCGTCCAGCTATGGGATATGAGCTGAACCCGTGGCTTGTGGGACTTGCACGTCTGCATGCCTGGAGGGCCGGTTGTTCTGCGAGTGTCTGCTACCATCGAAAAGATCTCTGGAAG GTGAGCCTCAGGGACTGTCACAACGTGTCTGTGTTCCTGGCTCCCAGTGTG CTCCAACTGCTGGAGGACAAACTGCAAGCAGAGCTCCCTGTGGGGGCCCGTGTGGTATCTGGACGATTCCCCCTTCCCACCTGGCAGCCTGTAGCTGTGGTGGGCGAGGGCACCGACAGAGTTTGGGCCTATGATGTCCATGGTACTGGGCCAACTGTGTCTTCTTGTGGGGTGCCCATCAAGGCCACCCCAGAGTCCAGTTCTACCTTAGTCCCTAGAGCCCCTGTTTGA
- the Fam173a gene encoding protein N-lysine methyltransferase FAM173A isoform X2, whose protein sequence is MDHDDPAEALTELREKRLGLLEIVQAAAGSGLAVYTIWALLLQPGFRRVPLRLQVPYVGASALQVENVLSLLRGRPGKMVDLGSGDGRIVLAAHQCGLRPAMGYELNPWLVGLARLHAWRAGCSASVCYHRKDLWKVSLRDCHNVSVFLAPSVLQLLEDKLQAELPVGARVVSGRFPLPTWQPVAVVGEGTDRVWAYDVHGTGPTVSSCGVPIKATPESSSTLVPRAPV, encoded by the exons ATGGATCACGACGACCCAGCCGAAGCGTTGACTGAGCTACGCGAGAAGCGGCTGGGCTTGCTGGAGATAGTGCAAGCGGCGGCAGGCTCGGGATTGGCCGTCTATACTATATGGGCGCTGCTGCTGCAGCCCGGCTTCCGCCGGGTGCCTCTGAGGCTGCAG GTGCCCTACGTTGGCGCGAGTGCCCTGCAGGTTGAGAACGTGCTGTCACTGTTGCGAGGTCGCCCTGGAAAAATGGTGGATCTAGGCTCTGGTGATGGCAGGATC GTGCTGGCGGCCCACCAATGTGGTCTCCGTCCAGCTATGGGATATGAGCTGAACCCGTGGCTTGTGGGACTTGCACGTCTGCATGCCTGGAGGGCCGGTTGTTCTGCGAGTGTCTGCTACCATCGAAAAGATCTCTGGAAG GTGAGCCTCAGGGACTGTCACAACGTGTCTGTGTTCCTGGCTCCCAGTGTG CTCCAACTGCTGGAGGACAAACTGCAAGCAGAGCTCCCTGTGGGGGCCCGTGTGGTATCTGGACGATTCCCCCTTCCCACCTGGCAGCCTGTAGCTGTGGTGGGCGAGGGCACCGACAGAGTTTGGGCCTATGATGTCCATGGTACTGGGCCAACTGTGTCTTCTTGTGGGGTGCCCATCAAGGCCACCCCAGAGTCCAGTTCTACCTTAGTCCCTAGAGCCCCTGTTTGA
- the Metrn gene encoding meteorin, with the protein MLVATLLCALCCGLLAASAHAGYSEDRCSWRGSGLTQEPGSVGQLTLDCTEGAIEWLYPAGALRLTLGGPDPGTRPSIVCLRPERPFAGAQVFAERMTGNLELLLAEGRDLAGGRCMRWGPRERRALFLQATPHRDISRRVAAFRFELHEDQRAEMSPQAQGLGVDGACRPCSDAELLLAACTSDFVIHGTIHGVAHDTELQESVITVVVARVIRQTLPLFKEGSSESQGRASIRTLLRCGVRPGPGSFLFMGWSRFGEAWLGCAPRFQEFSRVYSAALTTHLNPCEMALD; encoded by the exons ATGCTGGTAGCCACGCTTCTTTGCGCGCTCTGCTGCGGCCTCTTGGCCGCGTCCGCTCACGCTGGCTACTCGGAGGACCGCTGCAGCTGGAGGGGCAG CGGTTTGACCCAGGAGCCTGGCAGCGTGGGGCAGCTGACCCTGGACTGTACTGAGGGCGCTATCGAGTGGCTGTACCCAGCTGGGGCGCTGCGCCTGACCCTGGGCGGCCCCGATCCGGGCACACGGCCCAGCATCGTCTGTCTGCGCCCAGAGCGGCCCTTCGCTGGTGCCCAGGTCTTCGCTGAACGTATGACCGGCAACCTAGAGTTGCTACTGGCCGAGGGCCGGGACCTGGCTGGGGGCCGCTGCATGCGCTGGGGTCCCCGCGAGCGCCGAGCCCTTTTCCTGCAGGCCACACCACACCGCGACATCAGCCGCAGAGTTGCTGCCTTCCGTTTTGAACTGCACGAGGACCAACGTGCAGAAATGTCTCCCCAGGCTCAAGGTCTTGGTGTGGATG GTGCCTGCAGGCCCTGCAGTGATGCCGAGCTCCTCCTGGCTGCATGCACCAGTGACTTTG TGATCCACGGGACCATCCATGGGGTCGCCCATGACACAGAGCTGCAAGAATCAGTCATCACCGTGGTGGTTGCTCGTGTCATCCGCCAGACACTGCCACTGTTCAAGGAAGGGAGCTCAGAGAGCCAAGGCCGGGCCTCCATTCGTACCTTGCTGCGCTGTGGTGTGCGTCCTGGCCCAGGCTCCTTCCTCTTCATGGGCTGGAGCCGATTTGGCGAAGCTTGGCTGGGCTGTGCTCCCCGCTTCCAAGAGTTCAGCCGTGTCTATTCAGCTGCTCTCACGACCCATCTTAACCCATGTGAGATGGCACTGGACTGA
- the Fbxl16 gene encoding F-box/LRR-repeat protein 16 translates to MSLKRSTITDAGLEVMLEQMQGVVRLELSGCNDFTEAGLWSSLSARITSLSVSDCINVADDAIAAISQLLPNLAELSLQAYHVTDTALAYFTARQGHSTHTLRLLSCWEITNHGVVNVVHSLPNLTSLSLSGCSKVTDDGVELVAENLRKLRSLDLSWCPRITDMALEYVACDLHRLEELVLDRCVRITDTGLSYLSTMSSLRSLYLRWCCQVQDFGLKHLLAMRNLRLLSLAGCPLLTTTGLSGLVQLQELEELELTNCPGATPELFKYFSQHLPRCLVIE, encoded by the exons ATGAGTCTCAAGCGCTCCACCATCACTGACGCTGGTCTAGAG GTGATGCTGGAGCAGATGCAGGGAGTGGTGCGCCTGGAGCTGTCAGGCTGTAACGATTTCACCGAGGCTGGCCTGTGGTCCAGCCTCAGTGCCCGTATCACCTCCCTGAGCGTCAGTGACTGCATCAATGTGGCAGATGATGCAATCGCTGCCATCTCACAACTTCTACCCAACCTGGCAGAGCTAAGCCTTCAGGCCTATCACGTGACTGACACGGCCCTGGCCTACTTCACAGCACGCCAGGGCCACAGCACCCACACGCTGCGCCTGCTTTCCTGCTGGGAGATAACCAACCATGGGGTGGTCAATGTGGTGCACAGTCTGCCCAACCTCACCTCACTCAGCCTCTCAGGCTGCTCTAAGGTCACTGATGATGGAGTGGAGCTTGTAGCTGAGAACCTGCGCAAATTGCGCAGCCTTGACCTTTCCTGGTGCCCCCGGATCACCGATATGGCACTGGAGTATGTGGCCTGCGACTTGCACCGACTGGAGGAGCTCGTGCTGGACAG GTGTGTACGCATCACGGACACTGGTCTCAGCTATTTGTCCACCATGTCGTCTCTCCGCAGCCTCTACCTGCGATGGTGCTGCCAG GTGCAGGACTTCGGGTTGAAGCACCTCTTAGCCATGAGAAATTTGCGACTCTTGTCTCTAGCAG GCTGCCCGCTCCTAACCACCACGGGGCTATCTGGCCTCGTGCAACTGCaagagctggaggagctggagctgACCAACTGCCCTGGAGCCACACCCGAGCTCTTCAAGTACTTCTCGCAGCACCTGCCGCGCTGCCTCGTCATTGAATAG
- the Wdr24 gene encoding GATOR complex protein WDR24, whose product MEKMSRVSTALSGSALTGRTMHCHLDAPANAISVCRDAAQVVVAGRSIFKIYAIEEEQFVEKLNLRVGRKPSLNLSCADVVWHQMDENLLATAATNGVVVTWNLGRPSRNKQDQLFTEHKRTVNKVCFHPTEAHVLLSGSQDGFMKCFDLRRKDSVSTFSGQSESVRDVQFSIRDYFTFASTFENGNVQLWDIRRPDRCERMFTAHNGPVFCCDWHPEDRGWLATGGRDKMVKVWDMTTHRAKEIHCVQTIASVARVKWRPECRHHLATCSMMVDHNIYVWDVRRPFVPAAMFEEHRDVTTGIAWRHPHDPSFLLSGSKDSTLCQHLFRDASQPVERANPEGLCYGLFGDLAFAVKESLVAAESGRKPYAGDRRHPIFFKRKLDPAEPFSGLASSALSVFETESSGGSMSWFVDTAERYALAGRPLAELCDHNAKVARELGRNQVAQTWTMLRIIYCSPGLVSSANLNHSVGKGSSCGLPLMNSFNLKDMGTGLGSETRLDRSKGDTRSDAALLDSSATLVTNEDNEETEGSDVPADYLLGDVEGEDDELYPLDTEHVHPEEPEYVLPQEAFPLRHEIVDTPSGPEHLQDKADSPHVSGNEADTASLAPVDSSSSLLSVSHALYDSRLPPDFFSVLVRDMLRFYAEQGDVQMAVSVLIVLGERVRKDIDEQTQEHWYTSYIDLLQRFCLWNVSNEVVKLSTSRAVSCLNQASTTLHVNCSHCKRPMSSRGWVCDRCHRCASMCAVCHHVVKGLFVWCQGCSHGGHLQHIMKWLEGSSHCPAGCGHLCEYS is encoded by the exons ATGGAAAAGATGTCCCGAGTTAGCACAGCCCTGAGCGGCAGTGCTCTGACGGGCCGAACCATGCACTGCCATCTGGACGCGCCAGCTAATGCCATCAGCGTGTGCCGCGACGCTGCCCAGGTTGTTGTGGCAGGCCGAAGCATCTTCAAGATTTATGCCATTGAGGAGGAGCAGTTCGTAGAGAAGCTGAATTTACGTGTGGGTAGGAAGCCCTCGCTCAACCTGAGCTGTGCTGATGTGGTCTGGCACCAGATGGATGAGAATCTGCTGGCCACAGCAGCCACCAATGGTGTGGTGGTTACATGGAACCTAGGTCGGCCATCCCGCAACAAGCAGGATCAGCTGTTCACAGAACACAAGCGCACCGTGAACAAAGTCTGTTTCCATCCCACCGAGGCCCATGTGCTGCTCAGTGGCTCTCAAGATGGTTTCATGAAGTGCTTTGACCTCCGAAGGAAGGACTCTGTCAGCACCTTCTCTG gccagtctgagagCGTGCGGGATGTGCAGTTCAGTATCCGTGACTATTTTACCTTTGCTTCCACCTTTGAGAATGGCAACGTACAGCTCTGGGACATCCGCCGACCCGACCGCTGTGAGAGGATGTTCACAGCCCACAATGGGCCTGTCTTCTGCTGTGATTGGCACCCAGAGGACAG GGGCTGGCTGGCCACGGGTGGACGTGACAAGATGGTAAAGGTCTGGGACATGACCACACATCGTGCCAAGGAGATACACTGTGTGCAGACAATCGCTTCAGTGGCCCGAGTCAAATGGCGGCCTGAATGCCGCCACCACCTGGCCACGTGTTCCATGATGGTGGACCACAACATCTATGTATGGGATGTACGCCGTCCCTTCGTGCCAGCTGCTATGTTTGAAGAGCATCGTGATGTCACAACAGGCATCGCCTGGCGTCATCCACATGACCCCTCTTTCCTGCTCTCTGGCTCCAAGGACAGCACGTTATGCCAGCACCTGTTTCGGGATGCCAGTCAGCCTGTTGAGCGTGCCAACCCTGAGGGTCTCTGCTATGGCCTCTTTGGAGACCTGGCCTTTGCTGTTAAGGAAAGCCTGGTGGCTGCTGAATCTGGACGTAAACCCTATGCTGGTGACCGACGCCACCCCATCTTCTTCAAGCGCAAGTTGGACCCTGCAGAACCTTTTTCTGGCCTCGCTTCCAGTGCACTGAGCGTCTTTGAGACGGAGTCTAGTGGTGGCAGCATGAGCTGGTTCGTGGATACAGCTGAACGTTATGCTCTGGCTGGCCGGCCACTAGCCGAGCTCTGTGATCACAATGCAAAAGTGGCTCGGGAGCTTGGCCGCAATCAG GTGGCACAGACATGGACCATGTTACGGATTATCTACTGTAGCCCTGGCTTGGTATCCTCTGCCAATCTCAACCATAGCGTCGGCAAAGGCAGCTCCTGCGGCCTACCGCTCATGAACAG CTTCAATCTGAAGGATATGGGCACAGGGCTGGGCAGTGAGACACGGCTGGATCGCAGCAAAGGGGACACACGGAGTGATGCAGCGCTGCTTGATTCTTCAGCCACACTTGTCACCAATGAGG ATAACGAGGAAACAGAGGGGAGTGATGTGCCTGCTGACTACCTGCTGGGTGACGTAGAAGGAGAGGACGATGAGCTGTACCCACTGGACACAGAACATGTGCACC CCGAGGAGCCTGAATATGTGCTGCCACAAGAGGCCTTCCCACTGCGCCATGAAATTGTAGACACACCATCTGGGCCCGAGCATCTGCAGGACAAGGCGGATTCTCCGCACGTGAGCGGCAATGAGGCAGACACAGCTTCATTAGCCCCAGtggactcctcctcctccctcctctctgtctcacATGCGCTCTATGACAGCCGCCTGCCACCTGACTTCTTCAGTGTATTGGTACGGGACATGTTGCGCTTCTACGCTGAGCAGGGCGACGTGCAGATGGCTGTGTCTGTTCTCATCGTGCTGGGTGAGAGAGTGCGAAAAGACATCGATGAGCAGACCCAG GAGCACTGGTACACATCCTACATAGATCTGCTGCAGcgcttctgcctctggaatgtGTCCAATGAGGTGGTGAAGCTGAGCACTAGCAGGGCAGTTAGCTGCCTCAACCAAGCCTCCACCACGCTGCATGTCAACTGTAGTCACTGCAAGCGGCCCATGAGCAGCCGCGGCTGGGTCTGTGACAG GTGCCACCGCTGTGCCAGCATGTGTGCTGTCTGCCATCATGTGGTTAAAGGCCTGTTCGTGTGGTGTCAGGGTTGCAGTCATGGTGGCCATCTTCAGCACATCATGAAATGGCTGGAAGGCAGCTCCCACTGCCCTGCAGGCTGTGGCCATCTCTGTGAATACTCCTGA
- the Jmjd8 gene encoding jmjC domain-containing protein 8 isoform X1, protein MLCGCVCVQCACMKKEEIPKAGWLLFAGSYSSPDGKPMACGYASVDGIPSVLRACTRMFMAAAGRRGLLLLFVLWMMVTVVLPASGEGGWKQNGLGIAAAVTEEERCTVERRAHITYSEFMQHYAFLKPVILQGLTDNSKFRALCSRENLLASFGDNVVRLSTANTYSYQKVDLPFQEYVEQLLQPQDPASLGNDTLYFFGDNNFTEWASLFQHYSPPPFRLLGTTPAYSFGIAGAGSGVPFHWHGPGFSEVIYGRKRWFLYPPEKTPEFHPNKTTLAWLLEIYPSLALSARPLECTIQAGEVLYFPDRWWHATLNLDTSVFISTFLG, encoded by the exons AtgttgtgtggatgtgtgtgtgtacaatgcgCGTGTATGAAGAAGGAGGAGATTCCCAAGGCCGGCTGGCTACTGTTTGCAGGTAGCTACAGCAGTCCGGACGGTAAGCCAATGGCTTGTGGTTACGCAAGTGTCGACGGAATTCCCAGCGTGCTGCGCGCCTGCACCCGTATGTTCATGGCGGCGGCTGGACGGCGCGGTCTGCTTTTGCTCTTTGTATTATGGATGATGGTGACTGtggttctgcctgcctctggcgaAGGGGGATG GAAACAGAATGGGCTGGGAATTGCAGCAGCAGTAACGGAGGAGGAGCGTTGCACTGTGGAGCGTCGGGCACACATCACGTATTCCGAATTCATGCAGCA CTATGCCTTCCTCAAGCCCGTCATCTTGCAAGGACTCACGGACAACTCG AAGTTCAGGGCCCTGTGTTCCCGGGAAAACCTGCTAGCCTCGTTCGGGGACAACGTTGTTCGCTTGAGTACAGCCAACACCTACTCCTACCAGAAAG TGGACCTGCCCTTCCAGGAATATGTGGAACAGCTGCTGCAGCCCCAGGATCCTGCATCCCTAGGCAATG ACACCCTGTACTTTTTTGGAGACAACAACTTCACTGAGTGGGCATCCCTCTTCCAGCACTACTCTCCGCCACCATTCCGTCTCCTGGGAACCACCCCTGCTTACAGCTTTGGAATTGCAG GAGCTGGATCTGGGGTACCCTTCCACTGGCATGGGCCTGGTTTCTCAGAGGTTATCTATGGTCGGAAG CGCTGGTTCCTCTACCCTCCTGAGAAGACACCTGAGTTCCACCCTAACAAGACCACATTGGCCTGGCTCCTGGAAATATACCCATCTCTAGCCCTGTCAGCACGGCCTCTAGAATGTACCATCCAGGCTGGTGAA GTACTGTATTTTCCTGATCGGTGGTGGCATGCCACACTCAATCTGGACACCAGTGTCTTCATCTCTACCTTCCTCGGCTAG
- the Jmjd8 gene encoding jmjC domain-containing protein 8 isoform X2: MLCGCVCVQCACMKKEEIPKAGWLLFAGSYSSPDGKPMACGYASVDGIPSVLRACTRMFMAAAGRRGLLLLFVLWMMVTVVLPASGEGGCYAFLKPVILQGLTDNSKFRALCSRENLLASFGDNVVRLSTANTYSYQKVDLPFQEYVEQLLQPQDPASLGNDTLYFFGDNNFTEWASLFQHYSPPPFRLLGTTPAYSFGIAGAGSGVPFHWHGPGFSEVIYGRKRWFLYPPEKTPEFHPNKTTLAWLLEIYPSLALSARPLECTIQAGEVLYFPDRWWHATLNLDTSVFISTFLG; this comes from the exons AtgttgtgtggatgtgtgtgtgtacaatgcgCGTGTATGAAGAAGGAGGAGATTCCCAAGGCCGGCTGGCTACTGTTTGCAGGTAGCTACAGCAGTCCGGACGGTAAGCCAATGGCTTGTGGTTACGCAAGTGTCGACGGAATTCCCAGCGTGCTGCGCGCCTGCACCCGTATGTTCATGGCGGCGGCTGGACGGCGCGGTCTGCTTTTGCTCTTTGTATTATGGATGATGGTGACTGtggttctgcctgcctctggcgaAGGGGGATG CTATGCCTTCCTCAAGCCCGTCATCTTGCAAGGACTCACGGACAACTCG AAGTTCAGGGCCCTGTGTTCCCGGGAAAACCTGCTAGCCTCGTTCGGGGACAACGTTGTTCGCTTGAGTACAGCCAACACCTACTCCTACCAGAAAG TGGACCTGCCCTTCCAGGAATATGTGGAACAGCTGCTGCAGCCCCAGGATCCTGCATCCCTAGGCAATG ACACCCTGTACTTTTTTGGAGACAACAACTTCACTGAGTGGGCATCCCTCTTCCAGCACTACTCTCCGCCACCATTCCGTCTCCTGGGAACCACCCCTGCTTACAGCTTTGGAATTGCAG GAGCTGGATCTGGGGTACCCTTCCACTGGCATGGGCCTGGTTTCTCAGAGGTTATCTATGGTCGGAAG CGCTGGTTCCTCTACCCTCCTGAGAAGACACCTGAGTTCCACCCTAACAAGACCACATTGGCCTGGCTCCTGGAAATATACCCATCTCTAGCCCTGTCAGCACGGCCTCTAGAATGTACCATCCAGGCTGGTGAA GTACTGTATTTTCCTGATCGGTGGTGGCATGCCACACTCAATCTGGACACCAGTGTCTTCATCTCTACCTTCCTCGGCTAG